The following are encoded together in the Bacillota bacterium genome:
- a CDS encoding proteinase inhibitor I4 serpin, translated as MLHGCSPPRLVERVPISPIPPRAGACRSAPARPAACVMMIVAIKTFILLFEVHTMREHAWSARRLGIFTKRSTTFALLLLLPALLLAACAGSKPSSTGPSKGSPESAPAETAGPGKGAPPAPEAEPAPSREREASEEMTAMPAAVIAAHNRLGLLLFQQLLAEPVGGDGNVVLSPVSVALALGMAWNGAAGETEAAMAEALQLQPLLQRGLKRDDVHGANATLLDELLAGAGGEAVRLTIANAVWHRREVALSQEFLQQSKRLYRAVAEGLDFEAPESVRRINGWVSDATGGLVPAVVDALDPDQVMLLINAVYFKGAWSTPFDPRQTRERPFHLPSGETKLAPMMQRDGRIDYYENGFQAVRLPYGGERWAMYFFLPPKGTDLGTLAQDLTLDTLNEAFAGFAPAEGLVILPRLNVSYKAKLNDALEALGMGIAFRGGQADFSRMAAESARGQRNLYLGDVVHQSVLKVDEEGTEAAAVTSVEVRVTSAPAYQFRFQADRPFLFVIRDDATGALLFLGAVLDPAGE; from the coding sequence ATGCTGCACGGCTGCTCGCCTCCTCGCCTGGTGGAACGGGTTCCAATATCTCCTATCCCGCCGCGGGCCGGAGCATGCCGCAGCGCCCCCGCGCGGCCGGCGGCGTGTGTTATGATGATTGTAGCGATTAAGACTTTCATTCTGCTGTTTGAGGTGCACACGATGCGCGAGCACGCCTGGTCCGCCCGTCGGTTGGGAATTTTTACAAAGCGTTCGACAACTTTCGCCCTACTCCTTCTGCTGCCGGCGCTGCTGCTCGCGGCCTGCGCGGGTTCAAAGCCTTCGTCCACCGGCCCGTCGAAAGGCAGTCCAGAATCGGCCCCGGCCGAAACCGCGGGACCGGGAAAGGGCGCCCCGCCGGCGCCAGAGGCCGAACCCGCCCCGAGCCGTGAGCGCGAGGCCAGCGAGGAGATGACCGCCATGCCTGCGGCCGTAATCGCAGCCCATAATCGCTTAGGCCTGCTCCTCTTCCAGCAACTCCTGGCAGAGCCGGTCGGCGGAGACGGCAACGTCGTCCTCTCCCCGGTCAGCGTCGCGCTGGCGCTCGGCATGGCGTGGAACGGCGCGGCCGGGGAAACGGAAGCGGCCATGGCCGAGGCGCTGCAGCTTCAGCCGCTGTTGCAGAGGGGCCTGAAGCGGGACGACGTCCACGGGGCCAACGCGACCTTGCTCGACGAGCTGCTCGCCGGCGCAGGCGGCGAAGCCGTGCGGCTGACCATCGCCAACGCCGTCTGGCACCGCCGCGAAGTAGCCTTGAGCCAAGAGTTTCTGCAACAAAGCAAGCGCTTGTATCGGGCCGTGGCGGAAGGCCTCGACTTCGAGGCACCCGAAAGCGTGCGGCGCATCAACGGCTGGGTTAGCGACGCGACCGGAGGACTGGTTCCGGCCGTCGTCGACGCGCTGGACCCCGATCAAGTCATGCTGCTGATCAACGCCGTCTATTTCAAGGGCGCCTGGTCGACGCCGTTCGATCCCCGGCAGACGCGCGAGCGGCCGTTCCACCTCCCGTCGGGCGAGACCAAGCTCGCGCCGATGATGCAGCGCGACGGTCGCATCGACTACTACGAAAACGGCTTCCAAGCCGTGCGGCTGCCGTACGGCGGCGAGCGCTGGGCCATGTACTTCTTCTTGCCGCCGAAAGGCACCGACCTCGGCACCTTGGCCCAAGACCTCACGCTCGACACACTGAACGAGGCATTCGCCGGCTTCGCTCCCGCCGAAGGCTTGGTGATCCTGCCGCGCCTTAACGTGTCCTACAAGGCAAAGCTCAACGACGCCCTGGAAGCGCTGGGCATGGGGATCGCGTTCCGGGGCGGCCAGGCCGATTTCAGCCGCATGGCCGCCGAGTCGGCTCGCGGCCAGCGCAATCTGTACCTCGGCGACGTCGTTCACCAGTCCGTGCTGAAGGTAGACGAGGAAGGCACCGAAGCCGCGGCTGTCACCTCCGTCGAGGTCCGCGTGACCAGCGCGCCGGCTTACCAGTTCCGCTTCCAGGCGGATCGGCCGTTCCTGTTCGTCATCCGCGACGACGCCACAGGTGCGCTGCTGTTCCTGGGCGCCGTCCTTGATCCTGCCGGCGAGTAA